From Thermomonas sp. XSG, one genomic window encodes:
- a CDS encoding cytochrome b/b6 domain-containing protein, which yields MNAVRVYDLPTRVFHWSFAGLFVAAYAIANLVDDESARFAWHMLAGLMLGLAVLLRLVWGAIGTRHARWADLRLDPRQLAGYLKGVVAGGGRRWAGHNPASSWAALAMLALALGLGGTGLAMASGTGPEWVEEVHELAANAFLVVALLHVAGLLVHVLRHRDGLPLSMLSGRKRDLPADEASVPARPFVALLLLAVLVVAGGSLANGYQPATGTLDLFGTRLVLGEAGDADEAHAGRGEAGEHAEDEADDD from the coding sequence ATGAATGCGGTCCGCGTGTACGACCTGCCTACGCGGGTGTTCCACTGGAGTTTCGCCGGCCTGTTCGTGGCCGCTTATGCCATCGCCAATCTGGTGGATGACGAGTCGGCCCGGTTCGCCTGGCACATGCTGGCCGGCCTGATGCTGGGCTTGGCGGTGCTGCTGCGACTGGTGTGGGGGGCGATCGGCACGCGCCATGCGCGCTGGGCCGACCTGCGCCTGGACCCACGCCAGCTGGCGGGCTACCTGAAGGGTGTGGTCGCTGGCGGCGGGCGCCGCTGGGCCGGCCATAACCCGGCCTCCAGCTGGGCGGCGCTGGCGATGCTGGCACTTGCACTGGGGCTGGGCGGCACCGGCCTGGCCATGGCCAGCGGGACGGGGCCCGAGTGGGTGGAAGAAGTGCATGAACTGGCCGCCAATGCCTTCCTGGTCGTGGCCCTGCTGCATGTGGCCGGCCTGCTGGTGCACGTGTTGCGCCACCGTGACGGGTTGCCCCTGAGCATGCTGTCCGGCCGCAAGCGCGACCTGCCTGCGGATGAGGCCAGTGTTCCGGCGCGCCCCTTCGTTGCCTTGCTGCTGCTTGCCGTGCTGGTGGTTGCCGGTGGATCCTTGGCCAACGGTTACCAGCCGGCCACCGGCACGCTGGACCTGTTCGGCACCCGCCTGGTGCTGGGTGAAGCTGGCGATGCGGACGAGGCCCATGCCGGGCGTGGTGAAGCGGGTGAGCATGCCGAAGACGAAGCAGATGACGACTGA